Proteins encoded within one genomic window of Psilocybe cubensis strain MGC-MH-2018 chromosome 2, whole genome shotgun sequence:
- a CDS encoding Protein IMPACT-A, whose protein sequence is MSQAELFLSRDLDGSLDAFISHARPQPDPIATSQEVRDRGSLFVANIYRATTPEEARARLNHLKHTVHRQRKATHEISAWRCMVLKQGKSGLSGPEDFELVQGSKDDGESWAGGKVLKVMEDLAVIDAVVIVSRWYGGIMLGPVRFTHIETCATEVCKEFKRSEELQDCITTLRTLDDLLSVQREKLAALNNNESSGTNVPSSPAIHAIPRAAKKSDYSGIDLSKAKRLIHARENAIKGVKALISKKASMS, encoded by the exons ATGTCACAAGCAGAACTATTTCTTTCTAGAGACCTGGATGGCAGTCTGGATGCATTCATATCTCATGCCCGACCGCAGCCTGACCCGATAGCCACATCGCAAGAAGTTCGAGATCGCGGCTCACTATTTGTCGCCAATATCTATCGTGCCACTACACCTGAGGAGGCCAGAGCACGTCTGAATCACCTTAAACACACCGTTCATCGTCAGCGAAAGGCAACACATGAAATCTCTGCCTGGAGGTGCATGGTGCTCAAGCAAGGGAAGTCAGGCCTCTCAGGTCCGGAAGATTTTGAACTCGTGCAAGGTAGTAAGGATGACGGTGAAAGTTGGGCGGGCGGAAAAGTATTAAAGGTGATGGAAGATCTTGCAGTGATTGACGCAGTAGTGATTGTTAGTCGATG GTATGGAGGTATAATGCTGGGGCCTGTGCGTTTCACGCACATAGAAACTTGTGCAACAGAAGTTTGCAAGGAATTTAAACGTTCGGAAGAACTTCAGGACTGTATCACTACACTGCGGACCCTGGACGATTTGCTTTCTGTTCAAAGGGAAAAACTAGCCGCTTTAAACAATAACGAGTCTTCTGGCACTAACGTTCCCTCGTCACCTGCGATTCATGCAATTCCAAGGGCGGCCAAAAAATCGGATTACAGCGGTATAGACTTGAGCAAAGCGAAGCGTCTTATTCACGCCAGAGAAAACGCGATAAAGGGTGTGAAAGCCTTAATCTCCAAGAAGGCTTCAATGTCCTAA
- a CDS encoding 60S ribosomal protein L33A, which translates to MGSTRLYSKGRVLGHKRAKRNSRPNTSLIQIEGVATKEDAQFYLGKRVAFVYKAKREIQGSKIRVIWGRVTRPHGSSGVVKSKFRSNLPPQAFGASVRVMLYPSTI; encoded by the exons ATGGGCTCCACTAG ATTGTACAGCAAAGGTCGCGTTCTCGGTCACAAGCGTGCCAAACGCAATTCCCGTCCCAATACTTCTCTGATCCAGATTGAGGGCGTTGCTACCAAAGAGGATGCCCAATTCTACCTCGGAAAG CGCGTGGCCTTTGTTTACAAGGCTAAGCGGGAGATCCAAGGGTCAAAAATCCGTGTCATCTGGGG GCGAGTCACCAGGCCTCATGGATCTTCAGGTGTTGTGAAGTCAAAATTCCGAAGCAACCTCCCCCCACAGGCATTCGGCGCCAGCGTCCGTGTT ATGCTCTACCCCTCCACCATCTGA
- a CDS encoding hypothetical protein (Uncharacterized protein C354.08c): MASTIINGTLQENSRTLAPTSVGSQVLLMSVVSVVTILLFNILRPKNKIIYEPKVKYHEGAKPPPRISDSLFGWLPPLIHTKEPELLDKIGLDAVAFLRFLRLLRWLFTAITILTCGILLPINVVYNLRNVKSTKRDILSMLTIRDVSGTFLYAHIVVTYLITFLIIGFVDVHWKAIIHLRHTWFRSPEYLQSFYARTLQVRRVPKKLQSDEGLTAIFQSVKVPYPTTSVHIGRKVGKLPELIEYHNQTVREFEEILVKYLKGGKIKAKRPTIRTGATCGIGGVKRDAIDFYTAKLQRTEAAIEEYRNQIDTRKAENYGFASMAAVPYAHVVAQMIAGKHPKGTQITLAPNPKDIIWNNMNKTDVELARNRTIGFAWLVAVCFFNTVPLLIISVLANLDSMRAYVSFLEQWFESSPLSFAFISGVLPPAISGLFGFFLPIIMRWLTKFMGALTHSKLDRAVVARYFSFLIISQLIIFTLLGVIFQSVTQIIKQIGKSSFKEIIDNLHELPATIHSTYINQSSYWLTFFPLRGFLAIFDLAQIINLVWLSFKTHVFGRTPRDIREWTQPPEFQYAVYYSNILFMGAVGFVFAPLAPLVPLAAAIVFWMNSWVYKYQLMFVYVSKVESGGFRYFTPTQEEINLAKVYSERADAKGNKLQKRFGHPALHAELFTPMLHKNMMPLLSEVYQGKIGNDSAKLGEYGGQTMEAQIVAGGIKIAAIDQRDLEYDPALYQRDRGELDWDQRSIATTAAFESSSNLHVANSQYYPHPAQAINGYDKYLAMGPGSTSTHEIELAPMDSMEEPLLSPGSLASHKQGFVSQQSFMSLPPSAAQSQATLREAPLHRPQDRAYSPSPAYMSTDNLAHGVSPISPYPNTAGSDTSHQSYFSSQRQSSGNILSGQQIRTPSPGPNVAMQYPPQQLQHGRQSSATVLAGQQPRNGSPTQYQRSQSPGPNQAYPPQQHTRQSSGNMLAGRAASPGPYQAYNQQQQQQHARQISGNVLANGRSTSPGPSQAYSAQLQQHARQTSGNMLADTRSRSPGPYQSYTPTQQPHSRQMSGNPLGDYQRAPSTSPQQGYSQPPPGLQGSAHAQYQQQQQQSGQTPNNNNMAGRGAHRTHQ, encoded by the exons ATGGCTTCAACAATCATCAATGGCACACTGCAAGAGAATTCACGGACGCTGGCGCCCACTTCAGTCGGTTCTCAGGTCCTTCTTATGAGTGTTGTATCG GTCGTGACAATTCTCCTATTCAATATCCTTCGTCCCAAAAACAAG ATTATCTATGAACCCAAAGTCAAATATCATGAAGGCGCTAAGCCCCCTCCGCGCATATCAGACTCATTATTTGGCTGGCTACCGCCTCTAATACATACAAAAGAGCCAGAGCTGCTCGACAAAATTGGTCTCGATGCTGTCGCATTTCTCCGCTTCCTCCGCCTATTACGGTGGCTTTTTACTGCCATTACCATTCTCACCTGTGGAATCCTCCTTCCAATCAACGTCGTCTACAACCTCAGAAATGTGAAAAGCACCAAACGAGACATTCTCAGCATGCTCACGATCCGGGATGTTTCTGGAACTTTCCTCTACGCTCACATCGTCGTCACCTACCTCATCACGTTTCTGATCATTGGTTTTGTTGATGTCCATTGGAAGGCTATAATTCATCTTCGACACACCTGGTTCCGCTCTCCGGAATACCTTCAGTCCTTTTATGCTCGCACTTTGCAAGTCCGCCGCGTACCCAAGAAGCTCCAGAGCGATGAGGGCCTCACTGCCATATTCCAGTCAGTAAAAGTCCCATATCCAACGACGAGCGTGCACATCGGCAGAAAGGTCGGAAAACTTCCCGAGTTGATTGAATATCACAATCAGACTGTTCGAGAATTCGAGGAGATATTGGTCAAATATTTGAAGGGTGGGAAAATCAAGGCAAAGAGACCTACCATCAGAACTGGTGCAACGTGTGGTATTGGAGGGGTGAAGAGGGATGCTATCGACTTCTACAC TGCCAAGCTTCAACGAACGGAAGCTGCCATCGAAGAATACCGCAATCAAATTGACACTCGCAAAGCCGAAAACTATGGATTTGCAAGCATGGCTGCCGTTCCATATGCTCACGTTGTGGCTCAGATGATTGCTGGAAAACATCCCAAAGGAACTCAAATCACACTGGCTCCCAATCCAAAGGACATT ATCTGGAATAATATGAACAAAACCGATGTCGAGCTTGCTCGAAATCGTACAATTGGATTTGCTTGGCTCGTTGCTGTCTGCTTCTTTAATACTGTCCCCCTTTTGATCATATCTGTTCTTGCCAATCTGGATTCG ATGAGGGCGTACGTAAGTTTCCTTGAACAATGGTTTGAATCATCGCCATTGTCATTTGCTTTCATTTCTGGTGTGCTTCCACCAGCCATTTCCGGTCTCTTTGGTTTTTTCCTCCCCATTATCATGCGTTGGTTGACAAAG TTCATGGGTGCTCTCACCCATTCGAAACTAGATCGCGCTGTCGTCGCTCGATACTTCTCGTTCCTAATTATCTCTCAGTTGATCATCTTCACGTTGCTCGGTGTTATCTTCC AATCTGTGACCCAGATCATCAAACAGATTGGAAAATCAAGTTTCAAAGAGATCATAGATAATCTCCATG AATTACCCGCAACTATCCATAGCACTTACATCAATCAATCGTCATACTGGCTCACCTTCTTCCC TCTTCGTGGTTTCCTTGCGATCTTCGATCTTGCCCAAATCATCAATTTGGTGTGGCTTTCCTTCAAAACCCA TGTGTTTGGTCGCACACCTCGAGATATCCGAGAGTGGACTCAACCACCAGAATTTCAATATGCTGTCTATTA TTCAAACATT CTTTTTATGGGTGCTGTTGGCTTTGTTTTCGCGCCATTGGCTCCCTTGGTTCCATTGGCCGCAGCGATTGTATTTTGGATGAACTCTTGGGTGTACAAATACCAGTTAATGTTCGTGTATGTCTCAAAGGTTGAGAGTGGAGGG TTCCGTTACTTTACCCCCACCCAGGAGGAAATCAATCTCGCCAAGGTGTATTCTGAACGCGCTGATGCCAAAGGTAACAAACTACAGAAACGTTTTGGCCACCCTGCCCTGCACGCCGAGCTATTCACGCCCATGCTGCACAAGAATATGATGCCTCTGCTCAGCGAAGTGTATCAAGGAAAGATTGGAAATGATAGTGCCAAATTGGGTGAATATGGTGGTCAGACCATGGAGGCACAGATTGTGGCGGGTGGTATTAAAATTGCGGCCATTGATCAG CGCGACCTTGAATACGATCCTGCATTGTACCAACGTGACCGTGGCGAACTCGATTGGGATCAACGTTCTATTGCCACAACAGCGGCGTTCGAAAGCAGCTCAAATCTTCATGTTGCAAATTCTCAGTACTACCCACACCCGGCGCAAGCAATCAATGGCTATGATAAGTACCTGGCTATGGGACCTGGCTCTACATCAACACACGAAATCGAGCTTGCACCGATGGATTCCATGGAAGAACCGCTTCTGAGCCCAGGATCCCTCGCCAGTCACAAACAAGGATTTGTCTCGCAGCAGTCCTTCATGTCTTTGCCTCCGTCAGCCGCCCAATCTCAAGCTACACTTAGGGAGGCCCCTCTGCACAGACCACAAGATCGCGCCTATTCGCCCAGTCCAGCTTATATGTCTACTGACAATCTTGCTCATGGTGTATCGCCAATCAGCCCTTATCCCAACACTGCCGGGTCTGATACATCGCATCAGTCTTACTTCAGTTCACAGCGGCAATCCAGTGGTAATATACTTTCTGGGCAACAAATTCGGACACCATCCCCTGGTCCAAACGTCGCTATGCAGTACCCTCCCCAGCAGCTGCAGCACGGTAGACAGTCAAGTGCTACTGTGCTTGCTGGCCAACAACCCCGAAATGGGTCACCGACGCAATATCAGCGTTCCCAGTCGCCAGGACCTAATCAAGCATATCCTCCACAGCAACACACGAGGCAATCTAGTGGAAATATGTTAGCCGGCCGTGCAGCCTCTCCGGGCCCTTATCAGGCTTATaaccaacaacagcaacagcaacacgCACGACAGATTAGCGGAAATGTACTAGCCAATGGTAGATCAACGTCCCCTGGACCCTCTCAGGCTTACTCTGCGCAATTACAGCAACATGCTAGGCAAACGAGTGGAAACATGCTGGCCGATACCCGCTCTCGTTCACCTGGCCCTTACCAATCATACACCCCAACTCAACAACCGCATTCAAGACAGATGAGCGGAAATCCATTAGGCGATTACCAACGTGCCCCGAGTACATCACCCCAACAAGGATATTCTCAGCCACCTCCGGGACTTCAAGGATCAGCACATGCGCAataccagcagcagcaacagcagtcGGGACAAACGCCTAACAACAATAATATGGCGGGCCGCGGTGCGCATCGCACACACCAGTAG
- a CDS encoding Glutaryl-CoA dehydrogenase, mitochondrial produces the protein MLHLYRQHTPRFARTSLAIHSTKDGILSVPSRRKASGYAKFNWEDPLNLESQLTDEEIAIRKISCLEFYMDGVLKSLTLEFNHDIIPEMGKLGLLGPTIQGYGCAGVSNVAYGLIAREIERVDSGYRSTASVQSSLVMHPINEFGTDAQKEKYLPRLAKGEIVGAFGLTEPNHGSDPAGMETTAEEVDGGFIINGSKTWISNAPVAYGISWGVMGALEDCIERTRAYALERHQFNRPLASFQLVQKKLVDAQTEVAYGLQASLQVGRLKDQGKLAPEMISMVKRNNCGKALQHSRVVLDILGGNACADEYHVGRHVANLQVTNTYEGTNDIHALILGKAMTDIPAFAN, from the exons ATGTTGCATTTATACCGCCAACACACCCCTCGCTTCGCCCGTACATCTCTTGCTATTCACTCGACCAAGGATGGGATACTTTCAGTACCAAGCCGGCGGAAAGCATCAG GCTATGCAAAATTTAATTGGGAG GATCCCTTGAACTTAGAGTCGCAACTAACGGACGAAGAAATTGCCATCAG GAAAATCTCATGCCTAGAGTTCTACATGGATGGCGTACTGAAG TCTTTAACGCTAGAGTTTAACCACGATATCATTCCTGAGATGGGTAAACTTGGCTTACTTGGTCCTACTATCCAAGGCTATGGATGTGCCGGAGTAAGCAATGTTGCATACGGGCTGATTGCAAGAGAGATAGAAAG AGTTGACTCAGGATATCGTTCAACTGCATCTGTTCAATCTTCACTGGTCATGCATCCCATCAACGAATTCGGCACTGACGCTCAGAAGGAAAAGTACCTTCCTCGACTTG CAAAGGGAGAGATCGTTGGTGCATTC GGTCTTACAGAACCCAACCATGGATCTGATCCGGCAGGCATGGAGACGACAGCAGAGGAGGTAGATGGAGGGTTTATTATCAATGGAAGCAAAACTTGGATATCCAATGCGCCAGTAGC ATACGGTATTTCATGGGGTGTAATGGGTGCTCTGGAAGATTGTATTGAACGCACAAGGGCATACGCACTGGAGCGCCATCAATTCAATCGCCCGTTAGCATCCTTCCAGCTGGTGCAGAAGAAACTCGTGGATGCCCAAACTGAAGTTGCTTATGGTCTCCAGGCAAGTCTGCAAGTAGGAAGGCTAAAGGACCAAGGCAAACTCGCGCCCGAGATGATTAGCATGGTTAAGCGTAACAATTGCGGTAAGGCATTGCAGCATTCCCGGGTTGTTTTGGATATTTTGGGTGGAAATGCATGTGCCGACGA ATATCACGTAGGACGACATGTAGCAAACCTACAAGTTACCAACACATACGAAG GAACTAAT GACATCCATGCTCTTATATTGGGCAAGGCGATGACGGACATTCCCGCTTTCGCCAATTAA